The Rosa rugosa chromosome 1, drRosRugo1.1, whole genome shotgun sequence genomic sequence CAACCTAGAGCACAGAAGTTAACAATATAATGGCTATAATTAGCTGCACGTCATTAGTTTCAGTCTCAAGtaataaagaaatcaaaagtCAAGTCTTTAAAAAAATGAGAGAAGATGAAAGAACTAAAACTTCCGTAAATGTTAAAAGGTAAGTTTCACCTCATGTAACAAGCGAACTCTCTCATCCTCCAAAGGTAGTGGCCTAGGCCATTTTAACAGCTCCCTTAGTTCAGGACCTTGTAACACAAACCATTTTGATTAAATTAGTATTCAGTAAAAGAGCACAGCCTAAGTAATAATGCAGGACATATAAAGTGCTAAACATGTATAGAAAGCTCAGATTTGAACTATGGGCTAAAATTTCTGTAGGGAGTCCAAAGTCTACCCAATATTTGAACTCTGTCTCCTCTTATTATCAGTATTTTTCTCCTCTATATCTAATCTACCCATTCAGACAAGAAAAGTAAACTTGAGACATATCTCAATGGGTGTGCACGTGATACTGCACATTTGTAATAACATCTCTATAGACATGGAGATATGTGTTAAAAAAGGATCACTACCAGTGTACTTCTGCAGACGATCAGCATCAAATGCAGATTTGTCATTCAGTAGAGCTTCCTTTAGACCTGCTGCCAAATTGTCGTAATTTAAGTCCTcatctgttaaaaaaaaaaaaaaagttagataAAGCAAGAAAACAATCAGCACAGTGAACTTAGTGGATCAAACTACAGAAATTTGCAAGAAAGATACACCATAAAATGCGTCGACAACTTTCACTTAAGATTAGGATGAAACATCTCTTTAGAAAAAGTAGAAAAACCTTGCACTACTGAAAGTTGCTGATAGCTGAAGCAAGTATATGCTAGTTTCCTATTTTATCCCCTTTTCCTCTGAGTCAGTAGAGCCTCCTAGCATACTGGGGGAAGAAGTGTTTGTAGAGCCTTCCCAAACTGAGCATATACAATGCTATATTCTCTTAATGCTCTATGAAAAGACATGCACCTTGAATATATTCTTTTATGCCTTGAATGAAAATCAACTTTCGCACCACATATAGGTGATTGGATATATCATGCCTCTCTTATAATTTGCTTTCCTAGCCTTCAAGATCCAATTCTTTGTTTTACATTCCTAATTTCCCTTTCATAAAGCAAACGACTTTACTTTCAGTTCAGTCGATAAACACAAGTCAAATGTAAGCTTAGGTCTATGAAATTGGTGCTTCTAGTATGCTGCTGGTAgtgatataaaaaaaattctaatcAGCTTTAACTCTATGAACTAAGTTAACTATTATAGGTTCCACGAGTAACTGTATGAAACTTCACTGCAACAACAAAACAACATACATACATTGATATATTGCTTTGATACAAAAGAATTCAAATCCTTGTACTAATATTGGCAGCACGTCAAAGTTCCAAATTGATCATACAGCGGTAGCTGGTGCTTAAAGGGAATTTAGAAACCGGGAAGCAAAAGGTACTAAATGATAATAGGCGACACAATGGagtaaaaacagaaaacagagcCTTTTTTGTTGTGTAATGTAATAAAGTCCCTCTGTTTCCCAAACATCTCTATTGCCCTCTGTTCTATTCCTCTCACTCATCCCCAATCGGTGTGAAAACCTTCATAATTGCCCAAATGGAGTCCACCATTGACCTCTTGTACTCCATTATTCAGGAAATAATGATACTTTACACTAGCAAAACCATACTCCACAACCAATACAATAATCCCTACCACCGGCATCCATAAATAGAGCTCAAAATAATGAAAGATTGAGAATTTATCAAATAACTCTGAGTACCTGGCCAAAAGCAGAAATTCAAAGCATCCAACACAAAGAGGTACTGAACCGTGAGCGGCCCATTGTCAAAATAGTGAATCCCTTCGAAATCCCAGTTCACCTTCGGAATTTCGTCTATAGTCTCCGCCACCTTCTCAATCCCTTCCCatatcaaaaacacaaaatcaacaacATTAGAAAACAACACACCCCTATTTCAAACACCAAACACGACATTGGCTCTGAGAAACGTACCTGAGGAGTCGACGACGACGTGAGAAGAGTGGTTGGCGACCCAAGCAGAGGTACCCCTAACATCGTCCATGGCTGCGAAATTGAAAAGGACTGTGACAACTGTGTGTTTGAACCCTAACGCCAAGTTATATAAACAGTGGTGGCTGTGTGGACGAGTGtgcaggaatttttttttttttttttaggcgtTCTAATAAGTTTCCTTCCCGCTTTCGTTGGTTTCTTGGCAGGAAAGATAGTAATGGCAACTTCTTGGTGTTTCTATATAAGAAGTCTGACCCGTCTTGTTTCTGAACCTCAAGTTTTCCATCCGTAGCAAAGAGCAGAGGTCACGTGAGAAGAAGACCCAACTGTACTACTACAAGTAGCGAGGTCACGAAAACTTGCAGaagccttttcttttctttattgcaCCTTTTTGTTGCCACCAACTGTGGTCAAGATACATGATTCTGTAAACAGGGTTTTGCATGCTCCAATGGTAGGGTTGTTGTCGTTGCACAGTAAACAGGGTGTTTCTCTCTACATGAGAGATGGCTTAAAATGCACACATTTATCGTATTTTccggaaaagaaaagaaaaagatgtttttttttttcgtaaaCGCCTCTTCGTGATGTAGTAACGAAACAAGAAACATGTGACATCTTTGTTTTGGTAATTGAACTCACTCATTGTTCTTAAAACGTGTAGTGTTTGCTCATTAAATCTTATTTAGAATTTGTGTCTCTTCCTAATTTTTGAGAGGATTGTTATGTAGCTGAATGTGTCATTATGGATGAATAGGTACTTTTGGCTCATAACATGTGTAATGACTAGGTAAAAAGGCCCGCACGATGCTGCGGGTCTTTAGGCCGCAATACTAATTGGTGGATTGTTgcaaaaaaagagaaacaaagaagaacaGCCAAAAAGCTTTTATGTACATTGATCAGTTGATGTACAGAAGGTCTGCTGTCTTGGTTGATTGTTTTTCAGGGACCATTAGCATTACAAAAAACATAGAGAATGGTCCTGACAACCAGTGCTTATATGTCACAGCATGACATTGTTTTTCAAGGACCATTAGCATTATAAAAAACTATAGATATTGGTGCTCATCACAAAAAGGCGGAAAGCATAGGATTGCAAAGCAGAAGTGGCTAGGTAAGGTCTTCTTTGTCAGATTGAGCCGATGTATTTTTGCTGGTCTGATCTGATGGTTCAAAGTTGTCACTGAAATATACAAATCACATGAAGGTTCTGTATAAAAGATTGTGTCATTAATTAAGGGATGCCTAAACTGAATGGACAGAGTAGATAAAATGCAGAAAATACGTGGAAAGAAAATCTGTCGCGATGATTTTAAGACTTGCCTTTTTGGGTTCTTGCTTGGTTTTGCTTTGAATAattccttcctcttcttcccaAATCTAAGAGGATTTGGCGTGGAAGTTGTTGGTTCGATATCTTGGGTTGGTGTGAACTTGTGAACATCTTCGTATACCCACCCCCTTTATAAGGAAATCTCTTTTTGTTCCTGTCTTCAATTTCAGCAGTTTGATCTCTCCTTCTAATTGAAAATTTTCTTGTGGTATGATTCTTTGGTTTCTGCAGTTTTTCTTGATAATCAAGTCCTCCCATGAGATTCCACAGATTTCTTCTACTTCTTTGCCCATTAAGACTGCATGTGCTTGATCAGTCTCATCTTCAATGAGAACAGTGACTCTGAAGCTGCATTAAGACATGGATCAAATTTAGGGATGTGGGGAAGTAATTGCAGAAACCAAGTAGATATGATACTGACATGAAGCAAAACTGAAGGGTAGGAATATTTGAAAGGTAAGAAAATCTGAATCTCAGGACGATTGTTGAAGTGATATAACTACATTATAGTCAATGGTCAGCAGTATAGAAAACAGAAGGGAATCGTGGATTACGCATTGACTATATTGCAGGTTACAAATAGAACCAATAGATCACCAATGTTTTGCATCAATTATCAGAAGACAGTTTCCCTCAAAGCGACATAGGCTTTAGACCAAACAACATACCAAAGAACATTATAGTAAATGATCAGTAGCACCTGAGGATATATAATGAACTGTTACCTAAACTAAACAAACACCAACTAAAAATAATGGAAACAAACATTGAAAATTCAAGTGGAATATTCTGTTTGCTGAACACTTCATAAAGAACATTTTAGTATCTTACATATATTGGTCGTGCTGCATATCATGCTGCTGGCATATGAGCAATTCGCTGTCCAGTTTTTTCCTCATTTGTTTGTGGCAGATCGAGCATCCCAGGTAGTACCACCCATCTTCTTCTACAATTTTTTTCAGAGTAGCTCTGCAGTATTTGAGCTGCTCCTGAAGTT encodes the following:
- the LOC133727427 gene encoding uncharacterized protein LOC133727427 codes for the protein MGVQDLETVENSDLNLLDTTNNKEQLKYCRATLKKIVEEDGWYYLGCSICHKQMRKKLDSELLICQQHDMQHDQYIFRVTVLIEDETDQAHAVLMGKEVEEICGISWEDLIIKKNCRNQRIIPQENFQLEGEIKLLKLKTGTKRDFLIKGVGIRRCSQVHTNPRYRTNNFHAKSS